The Mariprofundus ferrinatatus DNA window AGCGCCACAGTCGCTTAGAAGCTTCTGTGTAGCTTCATAAGCGCCTGTCAGGAGGTGGGGGCCATTATCGCAAAGCTCACCGGTCGTTTTGTCGATGAAAGAGCGGGTTCTGCCACCCGGTTGCGGCGCAGCCTCAAAGAGAGTGACTGCGACTCCAGACTCAGCCAGTCGAATAGCAGCAGTCAGACCGCATAATCCGGCTCCGATTACAGCAACCTGTTTACCCTGAATCTTAGAACTCCAGCTTGAGCGGCATGCCTTTTTTGGCAGCCATGCTCTCATATCGCCAGGTTTTCCACGCCGTCCATATTTTCCGAAGAGGTAGCACCTGAACCGGCCGGTGCCATACATCGAAGTCGATTTCGCGCAGCCGCTGAAGGTAGGTGTAGTAGATCGTGCCCATCAGGATGGAGGGGCGCAGACTTTCCCGATCTTCATCACTGAGTTTGGCGAGTGCATCCTGATACGCGCATTCAGCCCGATCTGCATATTCATGCAGCAGCTGTCGCATGCCATCACTCATATTCCCATCCTTGAAGTCCTGGTCGCTGACACGAAGCCGGATCCGATCCTCTTGCGGAAAGTAGATGCGACCAATGCGCGCATCTTCGGCTACATCCCTGAGAATATTTGTCAGCTGAAGCGCTTCACCCAGCGAGGTCGCAAAATCACGGCTTTTACGGTTACGGTATCCGAACACCTCTATGCTCAACAGGCCCACTGCACCGGCAACGCGATAAGCATAGAGCGACAGGTCCGCGCGCTTAAGGATCGGTTTGCGCATGACATCCATCAGCATGCCGTCGATAATCTCCACCAGCAGCTCCTCGTTGATGGAAAAGTTGCTACGTGCCCAGGCCAGTTCCTTGCCTACAGGGTGCTGGGGTTTGCCTTTGAACGCTTGCGATACCTCTTCGCGCCAGAAGGCGAGTTTGGAAAGGGCGACCTCCTGCTCTTTTACCTCATCGGCGATATCGTCCACTTCCCTGCAGAAGGCATAGAGCGCCATGATGGCTCGCCGCTGATCCTCGGGAAGAAAGAGAAAGGCGTAGAAAAAGGATGAGCCTGAACCACGGGTTCTGTTGCGGCAGTACTGTTCAGGGGTCATGCAGTCTCTCGTTTTTGCGCAAATGAAGGGAAGAGTGTGTCTTTCAGAACCGGTAGCATCATACCTCGCCAGTCCTGGGCCGAGAGTGATGCTCGCTGCTGCAGAGGGTTATCCAGATTTTCAACCTTGCTTAGCATGCGACGGCCACCATGTATCGTAGATGCAATCTGCAGACGCAAGCGGAATGGCAGGCGGTTTAGAAGAGGAACACCGTTCTCTAGAAGCTCACCGGTTTTCAATAGCGCCTGCATAAGCACTGGGCGCAGCGATTCAACGGAAACTGTGCCATCAAGCATCTGCTGGCTCTCAATGCCGTTCTCCTGCAACCAGGTTTGCGGCAGATAGCAGCGTCCGCGGGGAAGGTCGATACTCAGATCCTGCCAGAAATTGATCAATTGAAGCGCAGTGCAGATATTGTCAGAGCAGCGTTGTGCTTCTGAGTCGTGGATACCATGCAGTGCAAGCATCAGTCTGCCTACCGGGTTGGCCGAGTGTTTGCAGTAAAAGCGTAACTCATCAAAGGTTGCATAGGCATGCAGTGTCACATCCATGCGAAATGCGATTAGCAGGTTGTGGAGCTCTTCGATGGGAAGGTGATGTTTTGTGATGGCATCACTCAAGGCCATGAAAACGGGATGGTCAACCACCTCACCGGTTTCGCAACGCTCGAGCAGGATTTCCCAGGCATCGAGCTGCTTGATCCTCGTTTCCGGTAACGCATCCCCCTCATCGGCAAGATCATCGGCATGGCGGGCAAATGCGTAGATGGCGGCTACAGCCGGGCGCAGATCAGCTTTCAGCAGTCGGGATGCTGTAGGAAAGTTCTCATAGTGGTTTCGTGCGATATCCAGGCAATGTTGATAAGCTTGCGCTAGTTGCATTGGCTGGCCGGTTGATGCCTGCATGGCGGCATGTTGGCGGCGCAGCAGCCATTCCGCAAGCGCATTACAGTAATTTATCCAGGGAGAGTCTTGTGACCGGTTTTAAACAGGCTGATGGTAAACGGGTAGCGGTCGTCGGAGGCGGTATTATCGGTTGCCTGACAGCTCTTTACCTGAAACGCCTTGGCGCAGTTCCCACCATATTTGAGAAGGGAGCCAGCGGCCGCGAATCGAGCTGGGCAGGTGCCGGTATTCTCTGTCCGATTCACCCGTGGCTCTACCCGGACAGCTTTACCCAACTGGTTGATAGCAGTCTTTCCATGTTTTCTGCCATGAATGCCATGCTGGAAGAGTTAAGTGGCCTGAAGACCGAGTGGTGCAGATCAGGGCTGTTAATTCCGATGTTTGCAGATGACCGCATTCATCATGGAGAGGATGCGCTGGCATGGTCCAAGCGCTTTGGCTGGAAGGTTGAAGAGCTCGACTCGAATCAGTGCTGTGAACACGAGCCGACCATGAGCAAACAGGTTGGTGGCGCACTGCTGTGGCCTGAAGTGGGGCAGGTGCGCAATCCGCGTCTGCTGGCAGCAGTCAGGAAAGCCCTGGAAAATACCCATGTTCAGATCCGTGAACATGCCGAGGTGATCGGTGTCGGCAAAAACAGGCAGGGTGATGTTTCATCGGTAAAAATTGCAGATGGCGGATCTGTTGACGTGGATGCCGTGCTGCTGGCAGCAGGCAGCTGGAGTGGTGATCTGGCGCGCCAGATCGGTCTGGAGCTGCCTGTAGAGCCGGTAAAAGGGCAGATTGTGCTGCTTAAGGATGAGCCGGGCAGGGTAAAGCACATTATCAAACATGACGATGTATATCTGGTGCCTCGTATTGATGGTCATATCCTGGTTGGTGCCAGCATGGAGCGCGTCGGATTTAAGGCCGGAACCACTGAGCCAGTTGTAAATAAACTTTTGGATGCAACATATCGCATCACACCGGGCCTGAAGGATGCACGGATTGTTGAGCAGTGGATGGGGTTCCGTCCCGGCAGCCCCGACGGCATGCCGTATCTCGGCCCTGTAGAGGGCCACCCAGGCCTCTGGGTTGCAACCGGCCACTATCGTAATGGTGTCGCCCTTGCTCCCGGAACAGCAGATATTATGAGTCGCTGGATTATGGGCGAAGCTCCATCAATGGATCTCTCCGATTTCCGTGTTGACCGGAGAGCAAGCAATAGTGAACTCGTAGGTTTTCCGAACACGTAGGTGCAAACAAAAAGGCCAGGCAAATGCCTGGCCTTGTAGTTGGTCGAGCGGTAATCAGATCGTTTTAGAGAAGCTGGTTCCTTCTTTCTTCTTCTGCAAATACTCATCGAATACCATGGCGACGTTGCGGATTAAAAGGCGTCCTGCAGGCAGGACTGTCAGGCCATCATCGCGCAACTCAACCAGGTTGTCAGCTGCCATGTCTGAGAGGTCGGCAATGCCATCGGCAAAGTGCTCCTTGAAATTGATGCCGAATTCGCTCTCGAACTGACTGTAATCAAGTGCAAAATCGCACATAAGACGCATAATCACCTGGCGGCGAAGATGATCCTCTTCGGAGAGGATATAACCGCGGAACACAGGGAATTCGCCCTTTTCAATGGCATCTGCATAACCGTCCATTTCTTTGGCATTCTGGAAGAAGCCGCCGCCGACATAACCGATGGAGGTGACGCCAAAGCCGATCAGGTCACAATCGGCCTGAGTGCTGTAGCCCTGGAAGTTACGGTAGAGTTTGCCCTCCTGCTGGGCGATGGTGAGTTCATCTTCAGGCTTGGCGAAGTGATCCATGCCAATAAATACATAACCGGCATCGAGCAGCTTATTGATGCTGTGCTCGAGGATGTTCAGTTTCTCCTGAGGTGAGGGGAGCGATGCCTCATCGATACGCCGCTGTGGCATGAACATGTGCGGCAGGTGTGCATAGTTGAACAGTGCAATACGATCCGGGCTGAACTCAATAATAGTGTTTAGCGTGGCATCAAATGTCTCGACAGTCTGGTGTGGAAGGCCGTACATCAGGTCGATGTTCATCGACTCAAAGCCGTGGTTGCGGGCTTCATTAAGAACTCTAAGCGTCTCTTCTTTGCTCTGAATGCGGTTGACCGACTTCTGAACGATCGGATCGAAATCCTGCACGCCCATGCTCATACGGTTCAGACCGATCTCCTGCAGTACGCGGACAGTATTTTCATCGCATTCGCGCGGATCAATCTCAATGCTGAACTCACCCTCTTTGGTGGGTACAAAGTTAAAACGCTCGCGAAGTTTGCTCATGATCACGCGCATCTGGTCGTTGCTCATGAAAGTCGGAGTACCGCCGCCAAAGTGAAGCTGGGTGACCGGTCGCTTTGTGTTTCCCATTGCATCGGCAACCATGTCGATCTCTTTGAGCAGCAGCTCCAGATAGGGGGCTGCCCGGTCATATTGCTTGGTGACAATCTTGCTGCAGCCACAGTAGTAACAGACGGTGTTACAGAACGGGATGTGAATGTAAAGCGACAGCGGGGCATTATCACCTGCAACATCCCCAAGCGTCTTCACATACTCTTTGGCCCCAATGCCGGTATGGAACATTGGTGCTGTAGGGTAGGAGGTATAGCGAGGCCCTGCCTTGTCATACTTTTTGATAATTTCCAGATCAAAAAGATCAGCGCCCCCCAATTGGGAGGCGCCTCTCTCGGAGTTAAACGTCATTATTTTGTACTCTTCCTCATATGGGCGATAATGTCCTGAATATCATCAGCAGAGAGCTTGGCGACATGTTTGCCTGCACGGTCAACATGGCGGCCATGGCGGATACGCAGATCAAGCAGGCGATCACTCAGATTGGAGAGCTGAGTCTTGGAAGCTGCATTGCCGGTCATTTTGATCTCTGACGGAGTGGTATGGCAGGAGGCGCAGTTATTGGCATAGAGAGTCTTTCCCTTGGCTGCGTCAGCTTTATAGCGCAATGAATAGGCATAATTCGCCACATCTGCAATGTCT harbors:
- the hemN gene encoding oxygen-independent coproporphyrinogen III oxidase, whose translation is MTFNSERGASQLGGADLFDLEIIKKYDKAGPRYTSYPTAPMFHTGIGAKEYVKTLGDVAGDNAPLSLYIHIPFCNTVCYYCGCSKIVTKQYDRAAPYLELLLKEIDMVADAMGNTKRPVTQLHFGGGTPTFMSNDQMRVIMSKLRERFNFVPTKEGEFSIEIDPRECDENTVRVLQEIGLNRMSMGVQDFDPIVQKSVNRIQSKEETLRVLNEARNHGFESMNIDLMYGLPHQTVETFDATLNTIIEFSPDRIALFNYAHLPHMFMPQRRIDEASLPSPQEKLNILEHSINKLLDAGYVFIGMDHFAKPEDELTIAQQEGKLYRNFQGYSTQADCDLIGFGVTSIGYVGGGFFQNAKEMDGYADAIEKGEFPVFRGYILSEEDHLRRQVIMRLMCDFALDYSQFESEFGINFKEHFADGIADLSDMAADNLVELRDDGLTVLPAGRLLIRNVAMVFDEYLQKKKEGTSFSKTI
- the thiO gene encoding glycine oxidase ThiO; the encoded protein is MTGFKQADGKRVAVVGGGIIGCLTALYLKRLGAVPTIFEKGASGRESSWAGAGILCPIHPWLYPDSFTQLVDSSLSMFSAMNAMLEELSGLKTEWCRSGLLIPMFADDRIHHGEDALAWSKRFGWKVEELDSNQCCEHEPTMSKQVGGALLWPEVGQVRNPRLLAAVRKALENTHVQIREHAEVIGVGKNRQGDVSSVKIADGGSVDVDAVLLAAGSWSGDLARQIGLELPVEPVKGQIVLLKDEPGRVKHIIKHDDVYLVPRIDGHILVGASMERVGFKAGTTEPVVNKLLDATYRITPGLKDARIVEQWMGFRPGSPDGMPYLGPVEGHPGLWVATGHYRNGVALAPGTADIMSRWIMGEAPSMDLSDFRVDRRASNSELVGFPNT
- the hpnD gene encoding presqualene diphosphate synthase HpnD encodes the protein MTPEQYCRNRTRGSGSSFFYAFLFLPEDQRRAIMALYAFCREVDDIADEVKEQEVALSKLAFWREEVSQAFKGKPQHPVGKELAWARSNFSINEELLVEIIDGMLMDVMRKPILKRADLSLYAYRVAGAVGLLSIEVFGYRNRKSRDFATSLGEALQLTNILRDVAEDARIGRIYFPQEDRIRLRVSDQDFKDGNMSDGMRQLLHEYADRAECAYQDALAKLSDEDRESLRPSILMGTIYYTYLQRLREIDFDVWHRPVQVLPLRKIWTAWKTWRYESMAAKKGMPLKLEF
- the hpnC gene encoding squalene synthase HpnC; this translates as MQASTGQPMQLAQAYQHCLDIARNHYENFPTASRLLKADLRPAVAAIYAFARHADDLADEGDALPETRIKQLDAWEILLERCETGEVVDHPVFMALSDAITKHHLPIEELHNLLIAFRMDVTLHAYATFDELRFYCKHSANPVGRLMLALHGIHDSEAQRCSDNICTALQLINFWQDLSIDLPRGRCYLPQTWLQENGIESQQMLDGTVSVESLRPVLMQALLKTGELLENGVPLLNRLPFRLRLQIASTIHGGRRMLSKVENLDNPLQQRASLSAQDWRGMMLPVLKDTLFPSFAQKRETA